Sequence from the Saccharopolyspora pogona genome:
CCGCTGACCGAACCCGAATCATTCCGATCATCGCAGCCGCTACCAGCACAAACCGACTTTGACGATCTCCTGCCCCCGGATCAGGCTGCCTCCAGCTTTACTCCACCGCTACGACGGCGGAGAAATGGGGCTCTTCTGCTGCTTCCGTGGGTGGGTTAGGCGCGTCCGGGGAGGGTGGGTCGGTGGCCGCCGAGGGCGAGCATGGCGAGAGCGATGAGTGCTTGGGGCTGCGGAATCCGAAGGCGATGCGGGTGAGCAGGCGGATTTTGGTGTTGGTGGATTCGATGAGTCCTTGGGAGAGGCCGTGTTCGAGGGCGGCGTCGATGGGGGCGCGGTGTTTGGTGATCTTCTTGGCGAGCTCGACGAAGACGGGGATCTGGCAGCGCCGTGCCCAGGAGGTCCAGCGGTCCAGGGCTTGTTTGCCTTGCTCGCCTTTGGCGGTGAAGACGTACCGGAGTCCTTCTTTGAGCAGGTAGGTGGACCACCCCGGGTTCGTTGGAGGCCGTTGGTTCTGGAGAGGATGAACGGCATGGCAGCGGCGAGGAAGTACCCGGTGGAGTTGAAGGAACGCGCGGTGGGGATGGTGCGTGATCTGGAGCGGGAGCTGGGTCCGGGGCGTGGGGCGATCGCGCGGGTGGCCCAGCAGTTGGGGGTCAATCCGGAGGCGTTGCGGTACTGGTTACGTCAGGACGATCAGGGGCGGCGGCCCTCGGGCGAGCGGGCGGCGGGCTCGGTATCGGAGGCTGACGTGCGGATCGCGGAATTGGAGCGGGAGAACCGCGAGCTTCGCCGGGCGAACGAGATCCTGAAAGCGGCTTCTGCTTTTTTCGCACGGGAACTGGACCCTCGACCGCCGAGATAGCTGGGTTCGTCGATACCTACCGTAGCGAATTCGGTGTCGCCCCGGTGTGCGAGGTGATCGGATTTGCGGTGTCGACGTATTACGCGACGAAGAAACGTCAGGGGCAGCCGTCGGATCGCCGGTCGCGGGATGAGGAACTGATCCCGGAGATCCGGGCGGTCTGGGAACAGCAGGGCAAAGGGATGTACGGGGCCCGGAAAGTGTGGAAACAGCTCTTACGCGAGGGAGTGAAGGTGGCGCGGTGCACGGTTGAGAGACTGATGCGCGCCGAAGGCATGACCGGGGTCGTGGCCACACGGCACCGGCCGCGGACGACGATCCCCGGCAATGCGGACACCAGGCCGCGTGACCTGGTGGAACGAGATTTCAGGGCGCCGGCGCCGAACCAGCTGTGGGTCACCGATGTGACCTATGTGGACATTCTCGATGGTGATTTCTGCTATACCGCTTTCGTGACGGATGCGTTTTCCCGCGCGATCGTGGGCTGGCAGGTGTCGGACAACCTGAGAACCGAGCTTGCGCTAGACGCGCTCGATATGGCATTGTGGTCCCGGAAAGAACATCTCAGTAAAGCATTGGTACATCACAGCGATCGAGGTGTTCAATACACCTCGATCCGTTACGGGAAACGGCTCGCCGACGCCGGGATCGAACGATCCGTTGGCAGTACGGGCGATTCCTACGACAATGCGCTGGCAGAGTCGGTCAACGCTCTCTACAAAAAGGAACTCATCGCCCGGAACGGCCCATGGAAAGACGCCGCCGAGGTCACCTTGGCGACCGCGGAATGGGTTTACTGGTATAATCATGAACGGTTGCACTCCTGGTGCGGCGACAGGCCACCGATGGAGTTCGAGCAAGCCTTCCGGCAACGCAGACACGTGCAGCCCCCGACAGCGGCATAGCCCCACGAGACAGATGATCAGGTCTCCACAAAACCCGGGGCGGTCCAAGGCCCGGTACAGGCGGCGGTCGGTGGTGGCGATCCAGGCCAGCTTCGCCTGCTGGTTTTCGGTGAGGTCTTCGGGGTTTTTCCACAGCGCGTAACGGGAGTCTTTGAGCTTCTTGGCTTTCTCGTGCCCGGGACGGGCCGGGGAGTCGGTGGCCGGGCGGCCCCGGCGGCGTGTGCCTTCGGTGCGGGCCAGGGCGCGGGCGTCGTTCCAGGCCCGTCGCCGTTCGGCATCGAGTGCTTCGGTGGCCCAGGCGACCACGTGGAAGGGGTCGGCGCAGCGGATGGCCTTCGGGGCGCGGCGGGCGACGGTGTCGGCGATCCACTGGGCCGCATCGGCGGACACATGCGTGATCTCCGCGGCGCGCCTCTCGCCGAGGGCGTCGAAAAACCGGTTCAGCGTCGCGGAATCGCGCCCCGGCGCGGCCCACACCAGCCGCCCGGTGTCGTGGTCCACCACCACCGTCAGATAGCGGTGATGCTTCTTGTAGGAGATCTCATCGATCCCGATCCGCCGCAACCCACCGAACCGGTCACTCTGGGTTTCGGCGTCGGCCCACACCCGGGCCACGATCGCACCCACGGTGCGCCAGGCGATGCGCATCAGCTCGCATACCGCCGATTTCGAGGAGCGCACCGCCAGCCACGCCACCGTGTCGTCGAAAGCCAAGGTGTGCCCGGCGCCATGACGCGCCCACGGCAGCCGCGCCACGGTGGGCCCGTGCTCCCGGCAGCGCACCCGCGGCGCGGCGGCCTCGAGATGGACCTGGATGGTGCCCAGGTCCAGGGCCCGCCACCGGCGCCGTCCCTCGCCCCGGTCATACCGCCAGGACCAGCGGCCACACCGGCCGCAACGGCCGCGCCCGCCCTTGCGCGGGCGCACGTGCACCATCACCCGTTCCGCGGCCTCGTCGAACTCCACATCCTCGATCACCGTGCGCCTGTCGACGCCCACCAGAGCACGCCATAAACTGGCCTTCGGCACGCCGTTCTCCGTCCCCTCGGTTCCTGACCTTCGACAAGCCAGAAACCTAGACGAAGCAACGGCGTGCCCCGTCTCCGGGCCTAAAACAGCAGCTCACATCACCCACGGATCAGTCACAAGAGCCAGAAATGGACGGTCTTTCACCTCCATCCGGGAATGACAGCGCCTCGTGGCGCACTTCTTGCGGTTCCAGGGTGCTCGGGCGCGGGCGGTGGCCAGGTCTGTGTCGGCGGTGCCGTTGGCGGCGTACCACAGGATGAGGAACGAGCGAAAATGGAAGAAAGACCAAGGCGGCGATCGGTGGATAGGTAAACGGTAACGACGAACAGGTAGTCGAGTTCGCCTTCACGGTCGGTGCCGCGGCCCGGAATCATCAGCAGGTAGAAGCCCACCGGCCGAGACCCGTCGCGCGCCACCCGCACCAGATGGGTCTCCAGGTCGTCGGCGGGGATGCTCACCCCGGCCATCATCGGCTGGTATTCGCCCTGGAAGGCGATACTGGAACGAACCAGCGCGGTCAGCAGTGGGAGGTCCTGCGCGGTGGCGTCGTCGACGATCGTCTTAAACGGACGTTAACTCGCCCGCCAGGATGGGTAACCGGGCGGGAGACGACACGCCCGCGAGTCGTGTGGGGGACAACGCCAGCGGGACCGAGGTGCGTGTACCAAACGACGGCGCGCTTACCTCGGAGGTTTTCGTGTTGATCACAGAACAGCTGATTCCCGCACACCCGGAGCTGCTCAGCGTCGACGAGGCGACGCGGCTCGGTCAGGACACGGTCGCCGAGATCTACCGGCAGTACATCAGCCCAGGCCAGTGGACGGCGTTCGGGCTGCTGGGATTCGACCGGATCGCCATCGACCACGCCGAGAACGTGCACTACGTCGACCGTTCCGGCCGCCGGATTCTCGACTTCTTCGGCGGGTTCGGCGCGATGGCACTCGGGCACAACCATCCGCGTGTGTTAGAGGTCCGCAGGCGCTTCCAGGAACAGCAGCGCCATGAGCTCGGGCTGACCCTGCCGTCGCAGTACGTCGCCGCCCTGTCGCGGAACCTGGCCACACTGGCGCCGGAGGGCCTGGACCGCGTGATGCTCCACTGCACCGGTTCGGAGGCGGTGGAGGCCGCGCTCAAGCTCGCCGAGCGGGCACAGGGCCCACGCCGCGCCAAGGTGGCATACGCGCGCAACTCCTTCCATGGCAAAACGATCGGCGCGTTGTCGGTCACCGACTCGGAGTTCTACCGGGGACGTTTCGAAGTCCTGCCGCACCGCCAGGCCGTTCCCTTCGGCGACGCCGCGGCGCTGGAGGACCTGCTGCGTCGCGACCGCGGCATCGGCGTGCTGATCCTGGAAACCGTGCAGGGCGGCGCCGGAGTCGTGCTGCCGCCACCGGGCTATCTGGAGCAGGTACGACGGTTGTGCGATCGCTACGGGGTGCTGTGGATCGCCGACGAAGTGCAGTGCGGCGTCGGCAGAACAGGCCGGTTCTTCGCCTTCGAGCACGCCGGGGTCACTCCCGACATCGTCACGCTGGCCAAGGCCCTCGGGGGCGGCAAGGCAGCGATCTCGGCCGTGCTCGCAGGCCACGAGATCCACGACCGCGCATACGGCGGTGCTCGCAACGCGCTCGTGCACGGGCCGGCGACCTTCAGCGGCATGGGCGAAGCCTGCTGCACAGCGATCGAAACGCTGCACGTCCTGCACGACGAGAACCTGCTGACCAACGCCGCTGAGCAGGGCAAGCACCTACTCAGCGGGTTGCGCTGGCTGCACCGCCGCCACCCGAAGCTGATCCGCGACGTCCGGGGCAGCGGGCTGATGGCCGCCGTCGAGTTCGCCGACCTCAGCGGCTGCCTGCCGGGCCTGACCGGACGTGTGGCGGGGGTGCTGGACCGGCCGCTGCGGGGCAGCGTAGCCATGCTCGCCGGCAGTCAACTGCTCTCGGATTTCGGCATTCTCGTGGCCTTCACCGATTACAACCGCAACGTCGTACGGCTGGAACCGCCGCTGACCATCCGCCCGCAGCACGTCGACATGCTGGTGGAAGGCTTCGACGACCTGCTGGCACAGGGCCTGAAGGGCCTGGCCGCCGGATATCTCCGCCGCCGCTACCGGTCGCAGATCAACGAGCCGCTGACCGCCTGCTCCCGCGCCAACATCCCGTAGTGGCACTCGGCGTTGAGACGTCTGCGACCGAACTCTCAGGCCGACGTTGCCATTCCGAAGATGTGGAGATAGCCCGTGGTCGGCTTGGGCAGCTGGACCATTTGGATGGTCTTGCTCGGGTCGATGGCAGCCGATGCCGAGAAGACGTACGTGTTGACGCTTTGCGGGCCTGATGCCTTGTTGCGGTAGGGCAGCTTCGCCACGACGCTGTTGGTCGGCAGCGCGGTACTCCTGCCGCCGTTCAGTGTCCAGTCGCTGAAGGCCAGCGTGAACGTCTGCGTCGTGCCGTCGGTGTAAGTGACCGTGCCCGTGCCGGTCAAGGGCCCGAAAACGCCGGAACCCAGGAATGCCAGCTTCGAACCGTGACCGGAGAACTCGATCTCCTGCCCGGTGGAGTCGACGTTGTCTGCGACACCGGCCGGCACGTTCGGCCAGGTGAATGTGGTCCCCTCTGCTGTGACGGTGGCTCCCGGGCTCAGGTGCTGCGCCGCGAGCGCCTGCGCGGAGTAGCTGTAGCCGCTGACGTCGAAGCCTCCTGCGGACGCGTTCTTATCGTCGCTGATACCAGGGTTGTTGAACGCCGCCGCAAGCGAGGCATACGGAACGTCGACCGAGCCGGTGCCCGTGTCGCTGCTCTTCGCCTTCTTGTAGGTGCCCTGCGCGGACAGGGTGTAGGGACCAGGCTTTGCGTCCGCAGGGACGGTGACGGACCAGGTGGTCTTCACCGATTGGCCGGGCTTGACCGTGGTGAACGTGGTGGGCGAGGTGGCTTCAGCCGTCCAGCCGCTGGGCACGGTGAGGCTGACCGATGCGTCCGAAATCGCTTCCGGGCTGCTGTCGTCGGTGTAGGTGGTCGTCATGGTGGCGACGGAGCCAGGCTTGACGACCGAGGGCGTGTCGACCGTAAGGGAGTGGTACGCGTTGTAACCGGGTACCACCCACTTCTGGTCGAGATTGCCATCGCAGTTCCGGAGTTCCGCCGGGGTTCCGTTGGCGATGTCCGGGCCGGGGACGGTCAGGCAGCGGCCGGATGCTGGGTTGAGCAGGGAACCGTCGGCTACGGGCCGCCAGCTCTGCGCCGGAGTGCCGTCGCAGTCGGCGAGTTCGGTCCCGGCCCCATCCGCGGTGGTGGCCAGGCACTTGCCGGACTGGCGGACCGTGCCGTCCGCGTGCCTGATCCACTGCTGGTCGGCGGCGGCTTCACAGTGCCACAGGCCGAGCGCGCCCCCATTCGCCGGATTCGCCTGATGGTTCTCCAGGCATCGCCCGGCCATGCCGCGCAGAGGCTCCGTCTTCGACATGTCCCACGGGTCTGTGATCGTGGAGACGTCTGCGTCTGCGGTGTGGTTGATGTGCGGCAGGCCGTACATGTCCAAGATCGTGCGCAGCACGTTGTAGTGGTTGATCTTCTGGTCGTACTCGCCGGCCCTGGCCATCGGCCCGGCGAAGATCGTCGAGATCCGGTTGACCGGGGTGAAGTCGTCCTCGTCCCAGGTCAGCACGAAAAGGCTGTTGTGCGTCTTGGCCCAGGTGATGTACGAGTCGAACTTGGCTTTGACCCAGGCGTCGCCCTGCGCGAGGGTTCCGTCGTGCATGCTCTGGTCGCCGTTGCCCACGACGAGGGAGACGGTGGGAAGGGCTGCGAAACCGGCTGGCGTGGCCGGGAAATCCGCCAGCCTTTTGTCCATCGGGTTCAGGTTGTCAGCGGTGCCCGGCGTGGTCTTGTAGCGGAGCCATTGCGTGGGCAGACCCTGGTCTGCGTAGTCGGCGAAGCTGTACCCGTGGGTGGTCAGCTGATTGGGGAGGTTGTCGGTGTCGACGGAACTCGGCGCGGGCCAGGTGTTGTCCTTCACGACGTCCGATGCCGACAGCAGCGCGTAGTAGTTGGGCAGGCTCGGGTGCGTGACACCGTACGAATTAGTGAACGACGCGCCTTGGGCGGCGAGAGATTTGATGTACGGGATTTGGTCTTGAGGGCTGGTGGATGAATTTCCGAGGATCTGGTCGTAGCCCTTGTTCTCCATCATCACGACGACCACATGGTCTGGCCGGGGAACCGCGGTGTCCCCTGCGACGACCGAGGGCCTGGTATCCGAAGACCCGGCATCCGAAGATGCCGCGGCTGAGGAAACCGTACCCGCGAACGCGACGCATGCCAGCAGCACCGAGACCATCAGGACTCGGATGTTAAGACGCGGTATCTGCATCCTGACGATTCCTTACTATTTGTACTCAGAGTTTTCGAAATGCCGCAAGATCGCCTTTTGCCGATCGCGGACAACCGGGGACAGCACACGGCCGACACCACAGTGACGACCGCCTCGAAATACAAACCTCCATAGTGCTTCCGTTGCACTTTCGCGCCTATCCATGACCGCAGAAATTTTAAGCACGCTCCCTTTCTGATTCGGGATCGATCGGTGAATTTCTCTTGAACATGACCAGACAGACGTGGACCATCCGATAATTTATGCACGGATAACTACGCAAAAGACGCGAAAGACCAGGCCGCCCGCCAGTGGGCTGACCAGAACCCCCAGGTGATCTCCACCTTCGCTACTCCCTACTAGCACCTCCTGAGTCGACGATGACCGTGATGTCCCCGAGGACGATCCGTTCCACGAGCGCGGAAGTCCAACGTGCTAGACCGACCGCAGCAGACTGCCTTCCACCGTGCTCCAGGTCGCAGGTATCGGCGTGAGCCGCAGTGACCTGCCGGATCGAACCGGCCAGCGCATCCCGCAAGTCCTTCCCCGACACGATCAGCCGACCCTCCAGTCCACGGCGAACACCACGACGACCACCAGCACCCAGACGGATCAAATCCGCAGCGAGATAGTCCCGCTGCGTCGTGTTGGGGCAGCCGGCATCTGGCGAGTGCAGCGGCGACGGGGCAATCCAGAACAGCGGACTTCATGTGGCGTTCGTGTCCGCGATTTGCCGTGTAGAAGCGTGATCCCCGTGACCGCCACCGATGAGTTCTGCGCACTTGTTGGGTCTACCCGGACAACCAAGCCTGGAGGAGTGAGCATGAGCAAGGTGATCGCCGACATCTCAATGTCGCTGGACGGATACGTCACCGCACGCGGCGTGGACCAAGAGCACGGCCTCGGCATCGGCGGCGAGGCGATCCACGCGTGGGTGCTCGAGGAGCCCCGCTCCCCCGTCGACGAAGCGGTGCTGGCGCACAGCTTCGAGAAGACCGGCGCCGTGGTGATGGGGCGGCGGCTGTACGACATCGTGGACGGCCCGAACGGCTGGAACGACGACGTCGGGTACGGAAACGACCAGAACCAGTCGGCCGCACCGCCGTGCTACGTCGTAACCCACGAACCGCCCGCCCAGGTGCGGCTCGCTTCCAGGTTCCGGTTCGTGACCGAGGGAGTAGCGGCCGCCATCGACCAGGCCCGGGCGACTGCGGGAGACAAGGACGTCGTCGTCATGGGCGGCGCGAACGTCATCGACCAGAGCCTGGCGGCGAGGATGGTCGACGAGCTCCGAATCCACCTGTCACCACTGGTGCTCGGCGACGGCACACGGCTGTTCGACCTCGTCGGCCCGACGACGCTGGTCCAGCGGGAGGTCACCGAGTCACCGCGGGCGACGCACCTCACCTACGAGGTCATCAGGGACTAAGAGGCCGTAGATCCTGATCAGTTAGCCGGTCGGAGACACCTGCTGTCGTGAGTGCCTCGTCGAGGCGGTCGATCTGCTCCTGGGGCAGCTGTCGTTGG
This genomic interval carries:
- a CDS encoding dihydrofolate reductase family protein, translating into MSKVIADISMSLDGYVTARGVDQEHGLGIGGEAIHAWVLEEPRSPVDEAVLAHSFEKTGAVVMGRRLYDIVDGPNGWNDDVGYGNDQNQSAAPPCYVVTHEPPAQVRLASRFRFVTEGVAAAIDQARATAGDKDVVVMGGANVIDQSLAARMVDELRIHLSPLVLGDGTRLFDLVGPTTLVQREVTESPRATHLTYEVIRD
- a CDS encoding alkaline phosphatase family protein, whose protein sequence is MQIPRLNIRVLMVSVLLACVAFAGTVSSAAASSDAGSSDTRPSVVAGDTAVPRPDHVVVVMMENKGYDQILGNSSTSPQDQIPYIKSLAAQGASFTNSYGVTHPSLPNYYALLSASDVVKDNTWPAPSSVDTDNLPNQLTTHGYSFADYADQGLPTQWLRYKTTPGTADNLNPMDKRLADFPATPAGFAALPTVSLVVGNGDQSMHDGTLAQGDAWVKAKFDSYITWAKTHNSLFVLTWDEDDFTPVNRISTIFAGPMARAGEYDQKINHYNVLRTILDMYGLPHINHTADADVSTITDPWDMSKTEPLRGMAGRCLENHQANPANGGALGLWHCEAAADQQWIRHADGTVRQSGKCLATTADGAGTELADCDGTPAQSWRPVADGSLLNPASGRCLTVPGPDIANGTPAELRNCDGNLDQKWVVPGYNAYHSLTVDTPSVVKPGSVATMTTTYTDDSSPEAISDASVSLTVPSGWTAEATSPTTFTTVKPGQSVKTTWSVTVPADAKPGPYTLSAQGTYKKAKSSDTGTGSVDVPYASLAAAFNNPGISDDKNASAGGFDVSGYSYSAQALAAQHLSPGATVTAEGTTFTWPNVPAGVADNVDSTGQEIEFSGHGSKLAFLGSGVFGPLTGTGTVTYTDGTTQTFTLAFSDWTLNGGRSTALPTNSVVAKLPYRNKASGPQSVNTYVFSASAAIDPSKTIQMVQLPKPTTGYLHIFGMATSA
- a CDS encoding aspartate aminotransferase family protein: MLITEQLIPAHPELLSVDEATRLGQDTVAEIYRQYISPGQWTAFGLLGFDRIAIDHAENVHYVDRSGRRILDFFGGFGAMALGHNHPRVLEVRRRFQEQQRHELGLTLPSQYVAALSRNLATLAPEGLDRVMLHCTGSEAVEAALKLAERAQGPRRAKVAYARNSFHGKTIGALSVTDSEFYRGRFEVLPHRQAVPFGDAAALEDLLRRDRGIGVLILETVQGGAGVVLPPPGYLEQVRRLCDRYGVLWIADEVQCGVGRTGRFFAFEHAGVTPDIVTLAKALGGGKAAISAVLAGHEIHDRAYGGARNALVHGPATFSGMGEACCTAIETLHVLHDENLLTNAAEQGKHLLSGLRWLHRRHPKLIRDVRGSGLMAAVEFADLSGCLPGLTGRVAGVLDRPLRGSVAMLAGSQLLSDFGILVAFTDYNRNVVRLEPPLTIRPQHVDMLVEGFDDLLAQGLKGLAAGYLRRRYRSQINEPLTACSRANIP
- a CDS encoding IS3 family transposase (programmed frameshift), whose product is MAAARKYPVELKERAVGMVRDLERELGPGRGAIARVAQQLGVNPEALRYWLRQDDQGRRPSGERAAGSVSEADVRIAELERENRELRRANEILKAASAFFRTGTGPSTAEIAGFVDTYRSEFGVAPVCEVIGFAVSTYYATKKRQGQPSDRRSRDEELIPEIRAVWEQQGKGMYGARKVWKQLLREGVKVARCTVERLMRAEGMTGVVATRHRPRTTIPGNADTRPRDLVERDFRAPAPNQLWVTDVTYVDILDGDFCYTAFVTDAFSRAIVGWQVSDNLRTELALDALDMALWSRKEHLSKALVHHSDRGVQYTSIRYGKRLADAGIERSVGSTGDSYDNALAESVNALYKKELIARNGPWKDAAEVTLATAEWVYWYNHERLHSWCGDRPPMEFEQAFRQRRHVQPPTAA